The following proteins are co-located in the Conyzicola lurida genome:
- a CDS encoding NAD(P)H-binding protein: MTAATKPRVVLVVGATGSVGRHVVTEAVRQGYETRALVRDAARAGKLNPAAHKIVGQLTDATTLADAVEGIDAVVFTQGSSYGDATAAESVDYGAVKNVLVALDGRPVRIALMTAIGVTRRGNSHDWKRRGERLVRASGNAYTIVRPGWFDYNDADQLEITLLQGDTRHAASPADGVVARRQIARVLVDSLASDAADHLTFELVAERGAEQADLEPVFAALDSDPVGTIDGVRDEGNMPASSEPRSVLADLSSLE, encoded by the coding sequence GTGACCGCCGCCACGAAGCCCCGCGTCGTCCTCGTCGTCGGAGCTACCGGAAGCGTCGGCCGCCACGTCGTGACGGAAGCCGTGCGCCAGGGTTACGAGACGCGGGCGCTCGTGCGCGACGCCGCACGCGCCGGCAAGCTGAACCCCGCTGCACACAAGATCGTCGGCCAGCTGACCGACGCGACGACCCTCGCCGATGCCGTGGAGGGCATCGACGCCGTCGTCTTCACCCAGGGATCGTCCTACGGCGACGCGACGGCCGCCGAGTCGGTCGACTACGGCGCCGTGAAGAACGTGCTCGTGGCGCTCGACGGCCGACCGGTGCGCATCGCGCTGATGACCGCCATCGGCGTCACCCGCCGCGGCAACAGCCACGACTGGAAGCGCCGCGGCGAACGCCTCGTCCGCGCCAGCGGCAACGCGTACACGATCGTGCGGCCCGGCTGGTTCGACTACAACGACGCCGACCAGCTCGAGATCACCCTGCTGCAGGGCGATACCCGCCACGCGGCGAGCCCCGCCGACGGGGTCGTCGCCCGGCGCCAGATCGCCCGCGTGCTCGTCGACAGCCTCGCCTCCGACGCCGCCGACCACCTCACCTTCGAGCTGGTGGCCGAGCGCGGTGCCGAACAGGCCGACCTCGAACCCGTCTTCGCGGCGCTCGACTCAGACCCGGTCGGAACGATCGACGGCGTTCGCGACGAGGGCAACATGCCCGCGTCATCCGAACCCCGCAGCGTACTCGCCGACCTCAGCTCACTCGAATAA
- a CDS encoding helix-turn-helix transcriptional regulator: protein MDSNTEMKDFLATRRGRVQPEDVGLPAGRNRRVPGLRREELAALAGVSASWYTRLERGDATGVSAEVLDAISRTLKLDDVERAHLFDLAQLTQGGIRRQQRRRVTAPRVRPVLQQILDQMTDLPAAVQNECHDIVAVNALGRALYADMYEAGHDTVNFARYIHLDPRAKLFYPEWDDVAAMSAAMLRVAAARGPYNRDLSDLIGELATRSEHFRVLWASHDVHEHRTGLKKIHHPVVGDIDLSYEAMSFPGEPGLSLMVYTAEPGSPSADALRLLSAWTAPAAGGQAVESRGL from the coding sequence ATGGACAGCAACACCGAGATGAAGGACTTCCTCGCCACCCGACGCGGCCGGGTCCAGCCCGAAGACGTCGGGCTGCCCGCCGGGCGCAACCGCCGCGTGCCCGGACTGCGGCGCGAAGAACTCGCCGCCCTCGCCGGCGTCTCGGCCAGCTGGTACACCCGGCTCGAACGCGGCGACGCGACCGGCGTCTCGGCCGAAGTGCTCGACGCGATCTCGCGCACGCTGAAGCTCGACGACGTCGAGCGCGCGCACCTGTTCGACCTCGCGCAGCTGACCCAGGGCGGCATCCGCCGGCAGCAGCGACGCCGCGTCACCGCGCCGCGGGTGCGGCCGGTGCTGCAGCAGATCCTCGACCAGATGACCGATCTGCCCGCCGCGGTGCAGAACGAGTGCCACGACATCGTCGCGGTCAACGCGCTCGGTCGGGCGCTCTACGCCGACATGTACGAAGCCGGCCACGACACGGTCAACTTCGCCCGCTACATCCACCTGGACCCCCGGGCGAAGCTGTTCTACCCCGAGTGGGACGACGTCGCGGCCATGAGCGCCGCGATGCTGCGCGTCGCCGCCGCCCGCGGCCCGTACAACCGCGACCTCTCCGACCTGATCGGCGAGCTCGCCACGCGAAGCGAGCACTTCCGGGTGCTCTGGGCGTCGCACGACGTGCACGAACACCGCACGGGACTGAAGAAGATCCACCACCCGGTCGTCGGAGACATCGACCTGTCCTACGAGGCCATGTCGTTCCCCGGCGAACCCGGACTGAGCCTCATGGTCTACACGGCGGAACCGGGCAGCCCGTCCGCCGACGCCCTGCGGCTGCTGTCGGCGTGGACCGCGCCGGCCGCCGGCGGCCAGGCCGTGGAGTCACGCGGGCTGTAG
- a CDS encoding aldo/keto reductase, protein MIDITLNNGIVMPALGLGVFQTPPEETTAAVVSALGTGYRHIDTAAAYGNEREVGRGIVESGVPRDEIFVETKVWISDYGYDETLHAFDKSAGKLGVDQIDLLILHQALPGEFQKTVDAYTALERLLADGRVRAIGVSNFMRSHLDALIEQTTVVPAINQIELHPYFSQPDVQAADAERGIVTQAWSPIGGITSYRGGGKSAFEEPVLLDIAARFDKSAAQVMLRWGLQHGRSVIPKSTKPERIAENFDVFDFELTAEQMGAIDALDTGVRGGPEPEAVTLEAFGREIPEA, encoded by the coding sequence ATGATCGACATCACACTGAACAACGGCATCGTTATGCCGGCACTCGGCCTCGGCGTCTTCCAGACCCCGCCCGAAGAAACGACGGCCGCCGTCGTCTCCGCTCTCGGAACCGGCTACCGCCACATCGACACGGCCGCCGCCTACGGCAACGAGCGCGAGGTCGGCCGCGGCATCGTCGAGTCCGGCGTACCCCGCGACGAGATCTTCGTCGAGACCAAGGTCTGGATCAGCGACTACGGCTACGACGAGACTCTGCACGCGTTCGACAAGAGCGCGGGCAAGCTCGGCGTCGACCAGATCGACCTGCTGATCCTGCACCAGGCACTCCCCGGCGAATTCCAGAAGACCGTCGACGCCTATACAGCGCTCGAGCGGCTGCTCGCCGACGGCCGCGTGCGAGCCATCGGCGTCAGCAACTTCATGCGCTCGCACCTCGACGCGCTGATCGAGCAGACCACCGTCGTGCCCGCGATCAACCAGATCGAACTGCACCCCTACTTCTCTCAGCCCGACGTGCAGGCGGCGGATGCCGAGCGCGGCATCGTCACGCAGGCCTGGTCGCCCATCGGCGGCATCACGTCGTACCGCGGCGGCGGGAAGAGCGCGTTCGAGGAACCCGTCCTCCTCGACATCGCCGCACGGTTCGACAAGAGCGCGGCGCAGGTCATGCTGCGCTGGGGCCTGCAGCACGGTCGCTCCGTCATCCCGAAGTCGACCAAGCCCGAACGCATCGCCGAGAACTTCGACGTGTTCGACTTCGAGCTGACCGCCGAGCAGATGGGCGCCATCGACGCCCTCGACACCGGCGTGCGCGGCGGCCCCGAGCCCGAAGCGGTCACCCTCGAGGCCTTCGGGCGAGAGATCCCCGAAGCGTGA
- a CDS encoding aldo/keto reductase translates to MDYRLLGRTGVEVSPLALGTMMFGAWGNKDTDDSVRVIHHALDSGINFVDTADVYSAGESEEIVGAALKGRRDDVVLATKFFMPMGEGPNRGGGSRRYIMRTVEDSLRRLGTDYIDLYQVHRPSPLMDVEETLGALTDLVRQGKIRYIGSSSYSGSQIVEAQVASRDGHLARFVTEQPPYSILVRGIEQDVLPTTQRYGMGTLSYSPLAGGWLSGKWRKDAAPVPTSANRPPARFDMSTAANQQKLEVVDALAGIAADAGITLIELAIAFVINHPGITSAIIGPRTMEQLESQISAADITLSTETLDRIDALVAPGETINPDDNSYGTAELAPAARRR, encoded by the coding sequence ATGGACTACCGCCTTCTCGGACGCACCGGCGTCGAGGTCAGCCCGCTCGCGCTCGGCACCATGATGTTCGGCGCGTGGGGCAACAAGGACACCGATGACTCGGTCCGCGTCATCCACCACGCCCTCGACTCGGGAATCAACTTCGTCGACACCGCCGACGTCTACTCCGCGGGGGAATCCGAGGAGATCGTCGGCGCGGCGCTCAAGGGCCGCCGCGACGACGTCGTGCTCGCCACCAAGTTCTTTATGCCGATGGGGGAGGGCCCCAACCGCGGCGGCGGGTCGCGCCGGTACATCATGCGCACCGTCGAGGATTCGCTGCGCCGCCTCGGCACCGACTACATCGACCTCTACCAGGTGCACCGTCCCAGCCCGCTGATGGACGTCGAGGAGACGCTCGGCGCCCTCACCGACCTCGTGCGTCAGGGCAAGATCCGGTACATCGGGTCGTCGTCGTACTCCGGCAGCCAGATCGTCGAGGCGCAGGTCGCCTCGCGCGACGGACACCTCGCCCGCTTCGTCACCGAACAGCCGCCGTACTCGATCCTTGTGCGCGGCATCGAGCAGGACGTACTGCCCACGACCCAGCGCTACGGCATGGGCACGCTCAGCTACAGCCCGCTCGCCGGCGGCTGGCTCTCGGGCAAGTGGCGAAAGGATGCCGCACCCGTGCCGACATCCGCGAACCGTCCGCCCGCCCGCTTCGACATGAGCACCGCCGCGAACCAGCAGAAGCTCGAGGTCGTCGACGCGCTCGCCGGCATCGCCGCTGACGCCGGGATCACCCTGATCGAGCTCGCGATCGCCTTCGTCATCAACCACCCGGGCATCACCTCGGCGATCATCGGCCCGCGCACCATGGAGCAGCTCGAGTCGCAGATCTCGGCGGCCGACATCACGCTCAGCACCGAGACCCTCGACCGCATCGACGCCCTCGTCGCGCCGGGAGAGACGATCAACCCCGACGACAACAGCTACGGCACGGCGGAGCTCGCTCCGGCGGCACGGCGTCGGTAG
- a CDS encoding aldo/keto reductase has translation MTDYITLNNGVQMPALGLGVFQSSADETASAVETALRTGYRHIDTAAAYMNERQVGEGIRASGVDRDEIFIETKVWISQYGYDETLHAFDLSTRKLGVDTLDLLILHQPAPWQFDTTLEAYRALETLLADGRVRSIGVSNFTGAHLERLAAGSTVVPALNQIELHPYFAQKDNQAANTARGILTQAWSPIGGITFYPGWSDGTGKNPLSDPVIAAIGAEHGKSNAQVMLRWHLQQGRSIIPKSVKPERIAENLDVFDFELSADQLGQIDALDLGVRGGPDPDAVRPPGQFTIPEN, from the coding sequence ATGACCGACTACATCACTCTCAACAACGGCGTGCAGATGCCCGCCCTCGGACTCGGCGTCTTCCAGAGCTCCGCGGACGAGACGGCTTCCGCCGTCGAAACCGCGCTGCGCACCGGGTACCGTCACATCGACACGGCCGCCGCCTACATGAACGAACGCCAGGTCGGCGAGGGGATCCGCGCGTCCGGGGTCGACCGGGACGAGATCTTCATCGAGACGAAGGTCTGGATCAGCCAGTACGGCTACGACGAGACCCTGCACGCGTTCGACCTGAGCACCCGCAAGCTCGGGGTCGACACCCTCGACCTGCTGATCCTGCACCAGCCCGCCCCGTGGCAGTTCGACACCACGCTCGAGGCCTACCGCGCGCTCGAGACCCTGCTCGCCGACGGCCGCGTGCGGTCGATCGGCGTGAGCAACTTCACCGGTGCGCACCTCGAGCGTCTCGCGGCCGGTTCGACCGTCGTGCCGGCCCTCAACCAGATCGAGCTGCACCCGTACTTCGCGCAGAAGGACAACCAGGCCGCCAACACGGCGCGGGGAATCCTCACGCAGGCGTGGTCGCCGATCGGCGGAATCACGTTCTACCCGGGCTGGAGCGACGGGACGGGCAAGAACCCGCTGTCCGACCCGGTCATCGCCGCGATCGGTGCCGAGCACGGCAAGTCGAACGCGCAGGTCATGCTGCGCTGGCACCTGCAGCAGGGCCGCAGCATCATCCCGAAGTCGGTGAAGCCCGAGCGCATCGCCGAGAACCTCGACGTCTTCGACTTCGAACTCAGCGCCGACCAGCTCGGGCAGATCGACGCCCTCGACCTCGGCGTGCGCGGCGGCCCCGACCCCGACGCCGTGCGCCCGCCCGGGCAGTTCACGATCCCCGAGAACTGA
- a CDS encoding zinc-binding dehydrogenase: MRATLMYGAGDVRVETVPNPTIQEPTDAIVRIVAGCICGSDLWPFASRAATDEGSRMGHEFVGIVEELGAATSGLAVGDFVIAPFVASDGTCDFCLEGLQTSCRHGGHWGGHEDGGQGEFARVPQASGTLVVVRAGFDEKLIPSLLSLSDVMSTGYHAAKKARIEPGQTVTVIGDGAVGLSAVLSAKLMGASRIILMGRHRARTDLGREFGATDIVAERGDEGIARVKELTGGDGTHVVLEAVGLRPALETAIAVVRDGGIISRVGAPQFSEVPLGFPEFMRNITLTGGVAPARAYIDELLPLVLDGTIEPGRVFDRTIGLDDVPAGYQAMADREALKVLVRP; the protein is encoded by the coding sequence ATGAGAGCAACACTGATGTACGGCGCCGGCGATGTCCGCGTCGAAACCGTTCCCAACCCCACCATCCAGGAGCCGACCGACGCGATCGTGCGCATTGTCGCCGGCTGCATCTGCGGCAGCGACCTCTGGCCCTTCGCCTCCCGCGCCGCCACCGACGAGGGCTCCCGCATGGGCCACGAGTTCGTAGGCATCGTCGAGGAGCTCGGCGCCGCGACATCCGGCCTGGCCGTCGGCGACTTCGTCATCGCACCGTTCGTCGCCTCTGACGGCACCTGCGACTTCTGCCTCGAGGGCCTCCAGACGAGCTGCCGTCACGGCGGCCACTGGGGCGGCCACGAGGATGGCGGACAGGGCGAATTCGCCCGCGTCCCGCAGGCATCCGGCACCCTCGTCGTCGTGCGCGCCGGCTTCGACGAGAAGCTGATCCCCTCGCTGCTCAGCCTCTCCGACGTCATGTCGACCGGCTACCACGCGGCCAAGAAGGCACGCATCGAGCCCGGACAGACCGTCACCGTGATCGGCGACGGTGCCGTGGGCCTCTCCGCGGTGCTGTCCGCGAAGCTCATGGGCGCGTCGCGCATCATCCTGATGGGCCGTCACCGCGCCCGCACCGACCTCGGCCGCGAGTTCGGCGCCACCGACATCGTCGCCGAGCGCGGCGACGAGGGCATAGCCCGCGTCAAGGAGCTCACCGGCGGCGACGGAACCCACGTCGTGCTCGAGGCCGTCGGCCTGCGCCCCGCGCTCGAGACCGCGATCGCCGTGGTCCGCGACGGCGGCATCATCAGCCGCGTCGGCGCCCCGCAATTCTCCGAGGTGCCCCTGGGCTTCCCCGAGTTTATGCGCAACATCACCCTCACCGGCGGCGTCGCCCCGGCCCGCGCGTACATCGACGAGCTGCTGCCCCTCGTGCTCGACGGCACGATCGAGCCCGGCCGTGTCTTCGACCGCACCATCGGCCTCGACGACGTGCCCGCCGGCTACCAGGCGATGGCCGACCGCGAAGCGCTCAAAGTACTCGTCCGCCCGTAA
- a CDS encoding zinc-binding dehydrogenase, which produces MKAAFMYGAGDVRTVTVPDPTIQEPTDAIVRIVRACVCGSDLHPYHDMDDAAEGVPMGHEFLGVIEDIGGDVATVKKGDLVVAAFAWADGTCEFCLDGLQTSCLHGGFFAAGGVGGGQAEAIRVPQADGTLVVLPVAEDSELLPSLLTLADVYGTGFHAAKQARITADTTVTVIGDGAVGLMAVLSAKRLGAERIILMGRHTARTDLGIRLGATDVVAERGDEGIAKVLELTGGHGTHTVLEAVGYRAAYDQALGVVRPGGVISRVGVPQYEDAPIGFGSLFGKNVTLTGGPAPVRAYIDELLPDILSGKVNPGLVFDQTISLDEAADGYKAMDSRQALKSLIRF; this is translated from the coding sequence ATGAAGGCAGCATTCATGTACGGCGCCGGCGATGTCCGCACCGTCACCGTTCCCGACCCCACCATCCAGGAGCCGACCGACGCGATCGTGCGCATCGTCCGCGCCTGCGTCTGCGGCAGCGACCTCCACCCCTATCACGACATGGATGACGCGGCCGAGGGTGTGCCGATGGGCCACGAGTTCCTCGGCGTCATCGAAGACATCGGCGGCGACGTCGCCACGGTGAAGAAGGGCGACCTCGTCGTGGCCGCGTTCGCCTGGGCCGACGGCACCTGCGAGTTCTGCCTCGACGGGCTGCAGACCTCCTGCCTGCACGGCGGCTTCTTCGCCGCGGGCGGGGTCGGCGGCGGCCAGGCCGAGGCGATCCGCGTGCCGCAGGCAGACGGCACCCTCGTGGTGCTGCCCGTCGCCGAGGACTCCGAGCTGCTCCCGTCGCTGCTCACCCTCGCCGACGTCTACGGCACCGGCTTCCACGCCGCGAAGCAGGCCCGCATCACCGCCGACACCACCGTCACGGTCATCGGCGACGGCGCGGTCGGCCTGATGGCCGTGCTCTCCGCCAAGCGCCTCGGCGCCGAGCGCATCATCCTGATGGGCCGCCACACGGCCCGCACCGACCTGGGTATCCGGTTAGGCGCGACCGACGTCGTCGCCGAGCGCGGGGACGAGGGCATCGCCAAGGTCCTCGAGCTCACCGGCGGCCACGGCACTCACACCGTGCTCGAGGCCGTCGGCTACCGTGCGGCCTACGACCAGGCCCTCGGCGTGGTGCGCCCCGGCGGCGTGATCAGCCGCGTCGGAGTGCCGCAGTACGAGGACGCCCCGATCGGATTCGGCAGCCTGTTCGGCAAGAACGTCACGCTCACCGGAGGTCCGGCACCCGTTCGCGCCTACATCGACGAGCTCCTCCCCGACATCCTCTCGGGAAAGGTGAACCCCGGACTGGTCTTCGACCAGACGATCAGCCTCGACGAGGCAGCCGACGGCTACAAGGCGATGGACAGCCGCCAGGCGCTCAAGTCGCTCATCCGGTTCTAA
- a CDS encoding MFS transporter, whose amino-acid sequence MNPTPTRAPHKGAILTIILVSYFMILLDNSVIFTALPSLEADLGLSTSELAWVQDAYTLVFGGLLLLGARAGDLLGRKRVFIFGLVVFSVASLLIAFAPAGWFLIASRAVQGIGAAIVAPSALSLLTASFEGRERARAVAAYAATAGIGASLGMVVGGALASWFSWRAGFFVNVPIGIAMIALAPRFLPETQTQKGRFDIVGAITATLGVGGLVFAILHGSENGWDDALTVIAFVLAAVFLVVFVVAESRAAQPIMPLRLFASRERTGAYLTRFLYLGAMIGFFYFTTQFLQGSLGFTPLQAGIAFLPMTLVNFAVALTIPRLSDKVGNTVLLVAGIVLTLGGMLWLSRIAPDSGYLAAVAAPMLLIGAGQGLAFAPMTTFGIAGTTPEDAGAASGVVNTFHQLGTSVGLGILVAVATIAAPAPGVETAASITAEASTALTAGTGLLLLALVTTLALIVPGSLANRRAALQPA is encoded by the coding sequence ATGAACCCGACACCCACGCGTGCTCCCCACAAGGGCGCCATCCTGACGATCATCCTCGTCAGCTACTTCATGATCCTGCTCGACAACTCGGTGATCTTCACCGCCTTGCCCAGCCTCGAGGCCGACCTCGGCCTCTCGACCTCCGAGCTCGCCTGGGTGCAGGACGCCTACACGCTCGTCTTCGGCGGGCTGCTCCTGCTCGGCGCCCGTGCGGGCGACCTCCTCGGCCGCAAGCGCGTGTTCATCTTCGGTCTCGTCGTGTTCTCGGTCGCCTCCCTGCTCATCGCCTTCGCGCCCGCCGGCTGGTTCCTCATCGCCTCCCGCGCCGTGCAGGGCATCGGTGCTGCGATCGTCGCGCCCTCCGCCCTGTCGCTGCTCACCGCGAGCTTCGAGGGCCGCGAGCGCGCCCGTGCCGTCGCCGCCTACGCCGCCACCGCCGGAATCGGCGCGAGCCTCGGCATGGTCGTCGGCGGTGCACTCGCCTCGTGGTTCTCCTGGCGTGCCGGGTTCTTCGTCAACGTGCCGATCGGCATCGCGATGATCGCGCTCGCCCCACGCTTCCTGCCCGAGACGCAGACGCAGAAGGGCCGGTTCGACATCGTCGGCGCCATTACGGCGACCCTGGGCGTCGGCGGCCTCGTGTTCGCCATCCTGCACGGATCAGAGAACGGCTGGGATGACGCACTGACGGTCATCGCCTTCGTGCTCGCCGCGGTGTTCCTGGTCGTGTTCGTCGTGGCCGAGTCCCGCGCCGCCCAGCCGATCATGCCGCTGCGCCTGTTCGCGAGCCGGGAGCGCACCGGCGCCTACCTCACCCGCTTCCTCTACCTCGGCGCGATGATCGGGTTCTTCTACTTCACCACCCAGTTCCTGCAGGGCAGCCTCGGGTTCACGCCGCTGCAGGCGGGAATCGCGTTCCTGCCGATGACGCTGGTGAACTTCGCGGTCGCGCTCACGATCCCGCGGTTGTCGGACAAGGTCGGCAACACCGTGCTGCTCGTGGCGGGCATCGTGCTGACGCTGGGCGGGATGCTCTGGCTCAGCCGCATCGCCCCCGACAGCGGGTACCTCGCCGCGGTCGCCGCGCCCATGCTGCTCATCGGCGCCGGTCAGGGACTCGCGTTCGCCCCCATGACGACGTTCGGCATCGCCGGCACGACCCCGGAGGACGCCGGCGCGGCGTCCGGCGTCGTCAACACGTTCCACCAGCTCGGCACCTCGGTCGGGCTCGGCATTCTGGTCGCGGTCGCGACGATCGCGGCACCCGCCCCCGGGGTGGAGACGGCGGCCTCGATCACGGCCGAGGCGTCGACCGCGCTCACCGCGGGCACGGGGCTGCTGCTGCTCGCGCTCGTCACGACGCTGGCGCTGATCGTGCCGGGCAGTCTCGCGAACCGCCGCGCCGCTCTACAGCCCGCGTGA
- a CDS encoding Na+/H+ antiporter — MEALEVIVLIGAVIVVGAAIAPRLRMPTPLLMLLLGVAVGFIPQVQHVQLPSEAVLVLFLPALLFWESLTTSLREIRRDLRGILLLSTLLVVATAFGVAGIATALGLTWGAALILGAALAPTDATAVGSMATSLPHRNLTVLRAESLMNDGTALVIFSIAIGAGVSQIDYTGWQITGLVALAYLGGGLIGAAAGWGGTLLLRRLHEPIANNAALVFIPFAAFLLAELVGASGVIAVVVAGLALSQSGPRVSTPQSRQQTFSFWSLTTFLLNNALFVLVGIEVHVAAANVAGDQLGPLLLLTVLAWIAVLVIRFVFQIVSISLIRLLDRRPVQRTRRMSHRARVVSTTAGFRGAVSLAVALAVPTVLASGEPFPGRDEIVFVTAGVVLLTLLVQGLVLPLVIRWATFAPDTTFDDELARAEAEAADDAIAHLPEVAARLKIGDDVRDRVAELYEEHRAVLSPETDDSETLREQDRQAVALRLGLLERKRDVMIALRDDGTISDTALRTLQTRLDREALRLTQPDILE, encoded by the coding sequence ATGGAAGCGCTCGAAGTGATCGTGCTGATCGGAGCCGTCATCGTCGTCGGCGCCGCGATCGCGCCGCGGCTCCGCATGCCCACTCCGTTGCTCATGCTGTTGCTCGGCGTCGCGGTCGGGTTCATCCCGCAGGTGCAGCACGTGCAGCTGCCGTCGGAGGCCGTGCTCGTGCTCTTCCTCCCGGCCCTGCTGTTCTGGGAGAGCCTCACCACGTCGCTGCGCGAGATCCGCCGCGACCTCCGCGGCATACTGCTGCTGTCGACCCTGCTCGTGGTCGCGACGGCTTTCGGGGTCGCCGGCATCGCGACGGCCCTCGGGCTCACCTGGGGCGCGGCGCTCATCCTCGGCGCGGCGTTGGCGCCGACCGACGCCACGGCGGTGGGTTCCATGGCGACATCCCTGCCCCATCGCAACCTGACGGTGCTGCGGGCCGAGAGCCTCATGAACGACGGAACCGCCCTCGTCATCTTCAGCATCGCGATCGGCGCCGGTGTGAGCCAGATCGACTACACCGGCTGGCAGATCACCGGCCTCGTCGCCCTCGCGTATCTGGGCGGGGGACTGATCGGGGCGGCGGCCGGGTGGGGCGGCACGCTGCTGCTCCGGCGGCTCCACGAGCCGATCGCCAACAACGCGGCGCTTGTCTTCATCCCGTTCGCGGCCTTCCTGCTCGCCGAGCTCGTCGGCGCCTCCGGGGTGATCGCCGTCGTCGTCGCCGGTCTGGCCCTCAGCCAGTCGGGCCCCCGGGTGAGCACGCCGCAGTCGCGGCAGCAGACGTTCTCGTTCTGGTCGCTGACGACGTTCTTGCTCAACAACGCCCTGTTCGTGCTCGTCGGCATCGAGGTGCACGTTGCCGCCGCGAATGTCGCGGGCGACCAGCTCGGCCCCCTCCTGCTGCTCACCGTGCTCGCGTGGATCGCCGTGCTCGTCATCCGCTTCGTGTTCCAGATCGTGTCGATCTCGCTGATCCGGCTGCTCGACCGCCGACCCGTGCAACGCACCCGGCGCATGTCGCACCGCGCGCGGGTCGTCTCGACGACCGCGGGTTTCCGCGGTGCGGTCTCCCTCGCCGTCGCGCTCGCCGTGCCGACCGTGCTCGCGTCGGGGGAGCCGTTCCCGGGCCGCGACGAAATCGTCTTCGTGACCGCGGGAGTGGTGCTGCTCACCCTGCTGGTGCAGGGGCTCGTGCTGCCGCTCGTCATCCGCTGGGCGACCTTCGCGCCCGACACGACGTTCGACGACGAGCTGGCGCGCGCCGAAGCCGAGGCGGCCGACGACGCGATCGCCCACCTGCCCGAGGTCGCGGCACGGCTGAAGATCGGCGACGACGTGCGCGACCGGGTCGCCGAGCTGTACGAGGAACACCGCGCGGTGCTGTCGCCGGAGACGGACGACAGCGAGACTCTGCGCGAACAGGACCGTCAGGCGGTGGCCCTGCGGCTGGGGCTGCTGGAACGCAAGCGCGACGTGATGATCGCGCTCCGTGACGACGGCACGATCAGCGACACCGCATTGCGCACCCTCCAGACCCGGCTCGACCGCGAAGCGCTGAGACTCACCCAGCCCGACATCCTCGAATAA
- a CDS encoding helix-turn-helix transcriptional regulator: MDPRDDIREFLTSRRAKITPEQAKLPAYGGNRRVAGLRREEVAMLAGVSVDYYTKLERGNFGSVSEGVLEALVRALQLDAPEREHLFHLANATATIKPGGHREASPHVRQAVQRVVDGLADAPAFVRNNRRDLLASNALGRALYSPIYEDVPPGQPVNTVCFLFFNPKARVFFRDWNKAAADVVANLRTEVGRDPHDRLLQELIGELLAGSAEFSAHWASHDVRYHDTGFKTVHHPEVGDLDLTFETMDLPADPGQALIVYGAEPASATEASLRLLASWAATTAAEARADAK, translated from the coding sequence ATGGACCCCCGCGACGACATCCGAGAATTTCTGACCTCGCGGCGTGCGAAAATCACGCCCGAGCAGGCGAAACTGCCCGCCTACGGCGGCAACCGCCGAGTGGCCGGGCTGCGCCGCGAAGAGGTCGCGATGCTCGCCGGCGTGAGCGTCGACTACTACACGAAGCTCGAGCGGGGCAATTTCGGCTCCGTCTCGGAGGGAGTGCTCGAGGCCCTCGTACGTGCCCTCCAACTGGACGCGCCCGAGAGGGAGCACCTCTTCCACCTCGCCAACGCGACCGCGACCATCAAGCCGGGCGGCCACCGCGAGGCCTCGCCGCACGTGCGGCAGGCGGTGCAGCGGGTCGTCGACGGCCTCGCCGACGCCCCGGCGTTCGTGCGCAACAACCGCCGCGACCTGCTCGCGAGCAACGCCCTCGGCCGTGCCCTGTACTCGCCGATCTACGAGGACGTGCCGCCCGGGCAACCGGTCAACACGGTGTGCTTCCTGTTCTTCAACCCGAAGGCGCGGGTCTTCTTCCGCGACTGGAACAAGGCGGCCGCCGACGTCGTCGCGAACCTGCGCACCGAGGTCGGCCGCGACCCGCACGACCGGCTGCTGCAGGAGCTGATCGGCGAGCTGCTCGCCGGCAGCGCCGAGTTCTCCGCACACTGGGCGTCGCACGACGTGCGGTACCACGACACCGGATTCAAGACCGTGCACCACCCGGAGGTCGGCGACCTCGACCTCACCTTCGAGACGATGGACCTCCCCGCCGATCCCGGCCAGGCGCTGATCGTCTACGGGGCGGAACCCGCGTCGGCGACCGAGGCGTCGCTGCGCCTGCTCGCCAGCTGGGCGGCGACGACCGCGGCTGAGGCGCGAGCCGACGCGAAATAA